In Choloepus didactylus isolate mChoDid1 chromosome 6, mChoDid1.pri, whole genome shotgun sequence, one DNA window encodes the following:
- the LOC119536750 gene encoding 39S ribosomal protein L53, mitochondrial-like has translation MVTMAAAVLVWLGLGSVKEVWIQFCSFKKNVESTRTFLQAVKSEKVRATNLSCSVIAHMRHNSSTLCVDVLFRDRRRLIMSGAQLTAQEMLTAFASHIQAGAAAGSRDKPGAGIGRG, from the coding sequence ATGGTCACCATGGCAGCGGCTGTCTTGGTTTGGCTGGGTCTCGGGTCTGTCAAGGAGGTTTGGATTCAGTTCTGCTCCTTCAAGAAGAACGTGGAGTCGACGAGGACCTTTCTCCAGGCAGTGAAGAGCGAGAAGGTCCGCGCCACCAACCTCAGCTGCTCGGTGATTGCGCACATGAGGCACAACAGCTCCACACTCTGCGTGGACGTGCTGTTCCGAGACAGGCGCCGCCTGATTATGAGCGGCGCCCAGCTTACCGCCCAGGAAATGCTCACTGCCTTTGCCTCCCACATCCAGGCCGGGGCCGCGGCGGGGAGCCGGGACAAGCCTGGCGCTGGTATCGGCCGGGGCTGA